The Chitinophagaceae bacterium nucleotide sequence GCCCAAATTTGAGCATGCACATCTTCCGGATTTGAAGACATCATTTTTTGTTTAAGCGCCCGAATGGCATCATAATTAAAAATTCCCTGTTCTTCAATAAAATCATCACTCAGTAAGTCATTCATTATAAGCCCATTTAGTTCTTTTTTGAACCATGAAAGTAAAGGCACATCAAACCCATGCTTAGGCCGGTTGTATAGTTCCTGAGGAAGAATTTCCCGAAAGGTGTCTTGCAATATTCTTTTCTTCAGGTTTTTATCAATTTTATATTCTGCAGGCAGACTGTTCACAAACTCCACTAAATTATGGTCTAAAAAAGGCACTCTAACTTCCAGACTATTTGCCATAGACATATGGTCAACTTTAAATAACATTTGACCGGGAAGTAAAAGATGTATATCTGTTCTAAGAACATCATTGAAATCCCCATCATCATCTAAAAAACGTAAAATCTCATCTTTCCTTTGTAAAAAATCTTTTTGAACACCTTTTTCAATCAATAACTCAGAAGCATTTTGTTCAGATAAATAGGAGCACCACCTCCAGTATCTTTCTCTGTCAGCCAGATTTAATCCTTCAGAAAATCGATATGCCTGCCTGATTTTATCGGAATATTTATTGTTTCGTGATTTAGGTAAAGCGGAAAGTATTGGCTTTGAATATTTTAATAAACTATTCAGTGCACCGCCTTTTCTGGCTCTCCACTCAGCCCGGTGTTTATTATAACCTGCCATTAACTCGTCAGCACCATCTCCGGAAAGTGCTACGGTAGCTTTTTTACGGGTTTCTTTACAAAGAATATATACAGCCGCCAGTGAGGGATCGGCAAAGGGCTCATCCATATAGTTTAACAAATCATCTATATGAGCCAGTAGGTCATCATTGCTTAACTTAAATACGGTATGATTGGTGTTGTATTTTTGAGCGACCAGATTAGCATAGTAAGTCTCATCAAAATAAGCATTGTCTTTAAAACCGATGGAGAAGGTATTTAAATTTTTTGTGTGTCCTGCTGCCAGGGCAACTATACAAGATGAGTCAATTCCACCGCTAAGAAAAGCCCCCAGAGGCACATCTGAAATTAATCTCAGTCTTACTGATTCATCCAGGTGTTCGTAAAGTTTCTTTTTTGCATCTTCATAGCTGAGGGAAGCAACAGTTGCATCTGTTTTATTGTCAAGTTGAAAAAAAGCTTTCCTTTGTAGAGACTTT carries:
- the asnB gene encoding asparagine synthase (glutamine-hydrolyzing) → MCGISGYYSFNNQNNKLEANLRAASGQLSKRGPDSEGFFFDENIGLAHRRLSILDTSSAGSQPMTTDDERYTLIFNGEIYNFQLLRKDLISKGYSFQSSSDTEVLLKMYACYGSECLQYLNGFFAFAVYDKAENELFIARDRMGIKPLLYSFDGETLYFASELKALLEFPVKRELDHSSLRQFFQFNYIPTPHSIIAAVKKLEPGTYLKIKGKSLQRKAFFQLDNKTDATVASLSYEDAKKKLYEHLDESVRLRLISDVPLGAFLSGGIDSSCIVALAAGHTKNLNTFSIGFKDNAYFDETYYANLVAQKYNTNHTVFKLSNDDLLAHIDDLLNYMDEPFADPSLAAVYILCKETRKKATVALSGDGADELMAGYNKHRAEWRARKGGALNSLLKYSKPILSALPKSRNNKYSDKIRQAYRFSEGLNLADRERYWRWCSYLSEQNASELLIEKGVQKDFLQRKDEILRFLDDDGDFNDVLRTDIHLLLPGQMLFKVDHMSMANSLEVRVPFLDHNLVEFVNSLPAEYKIDKNLKKRILQDTFREILPQELYNRPKHGFDVPLLSWFKKELNGLIMNDLLSDDFIEEQGIFNYDAIRALKQKMMSSNPEDVHAQIWA